One Diospyros lotus cultivar Yz01 chromosome 1, ASM1463336v1, whole genome shotgun sequence genomic window carries:
- the LOC127798447 gene encoding peptidyl-prolyl cis-trans isomerase CYP95-like isoform X2, protein MSKKNPLVFLDVSIDGNPIERMVFELFADAAPRTAENFRALCTGEKGIGPKSGKPLHYKGSFFHRIVRGSMAQGGDFLKRDGSFGESIYGEKFPDEPSSKLKHDERGLLSMAVADRDARGSLFIITFEANHHIDRKYVVFGKLVHGYDVLEKIEDAGDDDGRPAVTVKIINCGEFHEEKKRTSRLKVEKDASLEAKNHEVCRKGKHKKSSRERRKKRRRYHTSESDTSSDSETESSESDSDSDSYISSSSELSSSSEDRRKKRKRSTKRDKYRRGKRRDRRRGKKRRRRDKRSKRRSKRSSESPTDTENGSKSESISDDADGRGSIHRHKNYAQITDGNQSPLKGEVSHIIEKEDGEYPKENGKRQSNGIEVEMKTDRPADRPDILDDHPGKSRSRSMSPKRSLSKGHSVSPQKSMSRSPSVDRSPRISRRSRSISRSPVRSESSRSPVRSASRSPVRSAGRSPVRGKNGRSISRSPLGTRHGRSISKSPRTSPPQRSLSRASQRTSSRKSSRKSVSRSPIRVARRSVSRSPVRSYRRSVSRSSGRAPSRRSTSRSPVRGPTRNNRRSRSPVSTGRRARSPVSDRGRSSSRSPSPDESPKRIRRGRGFSQRYSYARRYRTPSPDRSPVRPYRYGGRNDRDRYYRRSPRRYRSPPRGRTPPRYRSRRSRTRSPVSRSPIRYRDRDRRYSRSPIRSRSPIETSRYRSSPRVDKRRSPSRSRSPSASRSSLDSQSPKQAGKERSRSSTESPPGKRGLVSYGDGSPD, encoded by the exons ATGGCTCAG GGTGGTGATTTTCTTAAACGAGATG GGAGTTTTGGAGAAAGCATATATGGTGAGAAGTTTCCAG ATGAGCCATCCTCCAAGCTAAAGCATGACGAGCGAGGTCTTCTTTCAATGGCAGTGGCAGATCGTGATGCACGTGGTTCTTTATTCATAATCACATTTGAGGCTAATCACCATATTGACAG GAAGTACGTTGTTTTTGGGAAACTTGTGCATGGGTATGATGTTTTGGAGAAGATTGAAGATGCAGGTGATGATGACGGGAGACCAGCTGTAACTGTAAAGATCATCAATTGTGGCGAATTCCATGAGG AGAAAAAGAGAACAAGTAGGCTGAAAGTTGAAAAAGATGCTTCCTTGGAGGCTAAGAATCATGAAGTATGTCGTAAGGGGAAGCATAAGAAGTCttcaagagagagaagaaaaaagagaagaagatacCATACGTCTGAATCAGATACTTCCTCAGATAGCGAGACAGAATCATCTGAATCTGATAGTGATTCTGACTCATATATATCTTCATCTTCTGAGTTGAGTTCTTCAAGTGAGGACAGgcgaaagaagagaaagagatctACTAAGAGAGACAAGTATAGACGTGGCAAAAGGAGGGACCGTAGGCGCGGAAAAAAACGGAGGCGGCGTGATAAGAGATCAAAGCGCAGATCAAAAAG GTCATCTGAGAGTCCTACTGATACTGAGAATGGGAGTAAAAGTGAAAGTATCTCAGATGATGCTGATGGTAGGGGGTCAATTCATAGGCATAAAAACTATGCTCAGATAACTG ATGGAAATCAATCTCCTTTGAAAGGAGAGGTATCTCatataattgaaaaagaagatgGTGAGTACccaaaggaaaatggaaagCGGCAAAGCAATGGAATAGAAGTGGAAATGAAGACTGACAGACCTGCAGATAGGCCTGATATATTGGACGATCACCCAGGAAAATCTAG GAGCCGGAGCATGAGTCCCAAGAGGAGTTTGAGCAAGGGCCATAGTGTGAGCCCACAGAAGAGCATGAGCAGGAGCCCTAGTGTTGATAGAAGTCCCAGAATCTCACGAAGAAGCAGGAGCATCAGCAGAAGCCCAGTAAGAAGTGAGAGTAGCAGAAGCCCAGTGAGAAGTGCCAGTAGAAGCCCAGTGAGAAGCGCCGGCAGAAGCCCTGTAAGGGGAAAGAACGGAAGAAGCATCAGCAGGAGCCCATTGGGAACCCGACATGGGAGAAGCATCAGTAAGAGTCCCAGAACATCCCCACCTCAAAGGAGCCTTAGCAGAGCCTCACAAAGAACCTCGTCAAGGAAGTCATCTCGAAAGTCAGTAAGTCGAAGCCCTATAAGAGTAGCTAGAAGAAGTGTAAGCAGAAGCCCTGTTAGATCTTATCGAAGAAGTGTGAGCAGAAGCTCGGGTAGGGCCCCTTCTAGGAGAAGCACTAGCAGGAGTCCAGTGAGGGGACCTACTAGGAATAATCGTCGCTCAAGGAGTCCTGTAAGCACAGGGCGCAGGGCAAGGTCTCCTGTTTCTGACCGTGGAAGGAGCTCATCAAGAAGTCCTTCCCCAGATGAGTCACCCAAGCGCATCAGAAGGGGAAGGGGTTTCAGCCAGCGATACTCTTATGCACGCAGATACAGAACCCCTTCACCAGATCGTTCTCCTGTGAGGCCCTATCGATATGGTGGTAGAAATGACCGTGACAG ATATTACAGGAGATCCCCACGGCGCTACAGGAGCCCACCCAGAGGGAGAACTCCTCCAAG ATACAGAAGCAGAAGAAGCAGGACCAGAAGTCCGGTATCACGGAGCCCAATCCGCTACCGCGACCGCGATCGCAGGTATAGCCGAAGTCCTATCCGCAGTCGTTCTCCCATTGAGACATCCAGATACCGAAGTTCCCCACGTGTCGACAAACGGAGATCACCTTCTCGCAGCAGGAGCCCATCAGCATCAAGGTCCTCTCTCGACTCGCAGTCCCCTAAACAGGCAGGCAAAGAAAGGTCAAGGTCATCTACTGAAAGTCCCCCAGGAAAGAGGGGGTTAGTCTCTTATGGAGATGGCTCCCCAGATTAA
- the LOC127798447 gene encoding peptidyl-prolyl cis-trans isomerase CYP95-like isoform X3, with amino-acid sequence MAVADRDARGSLFIITFEANHHIDRKYVVFGKLVHGYDVLEKIEDAGDDDGRPAVTVKIINCGEFHEEKKRTSRLKVEKDASLEAKNHEVCRKGKHKKSSRERRKKRRRYHTSESDTSSDSETESSESDSDSDSYISSSSELSSSSEDRRKKRKRSTKRDKYRRGKRRDRRRGKKRRRRDKRSKRRSKRSSESPTDTENGSKSESISDDADGRGSIHRHKNYAQITDGNQSPLKGEVSHIIEKEDGEYPKENGKRQSNGIEVEMKTDRPADRPDILDDHPGKSRSRSMSPKRSLSKGHSVSPQKSMSRSPSVDRSPRISRRSRSISRSPVRSESSRSPVRSASRSPVRSAGRSPVRGKNGRSISRSPLGTRHGRSISKSPRTSPPQRSLSRASQRTSSRKSSRKSVSRSPIRVARRSVSRSPVRSYRRSVSRSSGRAPSRRSTSRSPVRGPTRNNRRSRSPVSTGRRARSPVSDRGRSSSRSPSPDESPKRIRRGRGFSQRYSYARRYRTPSPDRSPVRPYRYGGRNDRDRYYRRSPRRYRSPPRGRTPPRYRSRRSRTRSPVSRSPIRYRDRDRRYSRSPIRSRSPIETSRYRSSPRVDKRRSPSRSRSPSASRSSLDSQSPKQAGKERSRSSTESPPGKRGLVSYGDGSPD; translated from the exons ATGGCAGTGGCAGATCGTGATGCACGTGGTTCTTTATTCATAATCACATTTGAGGCTAATCACCATATTGACAG GAAGTACGTTGTTTTTGGGAAACTTGTGCATGGGTATGATGTTTTGGAGAAGATTGAAGATGCAGGTGATGATGACGGGAGACCAGCTGTAACTGTAAAGATCATCAATTGTGGCGAATTCCATGAGG AGAAAAAGAGAACAAGTAGGCTGAAAGTTGAAAAAGATGCTTCCTTGGAGGCTAAGAATCATGAAGTATGTCGTAAGGGGAAGCATAAGAAGTCttcaagagagagaagaaaaaagagaagaagatacCATACGTCTGAATCAGATACTTCCTCAGATAGCGAGACAGAATCATCTGAATCTGATAGTGATTCTGACTCATATATATCTTCATCTTCTGAGTTGAGTTCTTCAAGTGAGGACAGgcgaaagaagagaaagagatctACTAAGAGAGACAAGTATAGACGTGGCAAAAGGAGGGACCGTAGGCGCGGAAAAAAACGGAGGCGGCGTGATAAGAGATCAAAGCGCAGATCAAAAAG GTCATCTGAGAGTCCTACTGATACTGAGAATGGGAGTAAAAGTGAAAGTATCTCAGATGATGCTGATGGTAGGGGGTCAATTCATAGGCATAAAAACTATGCTCAGATAACTG ATGGAAATCAATCTCCTTTGAAAGGAGAGGTATCTCatataattgaaaaagaagatgGTGAGTACccaaaggaaaatggaaagCGGCAAAGCAATGGAATAGAAGTGGAAATGAAGACTGACAGACCTGCAGATAGGCCTGATATATTGGACGATCACCCAGGAAAATCTAG GAGCCGGAGCATGAGTCCCAAGAGGAGTTTGAGCAAGGGCCATAGTGTGAGCCCACAGAAGAGCATGAGCAGGAGCCCTAGTGTTGATAGAAGTCCCAGAATCTCACGAAGAAGCAGGAGCATCAGCAGAAGCCCAGTAAGAAGTGAGAGTAGCAGAAGCCCAGTGAGAAGTGCCAGTAGAAGCCCAGTGAGAAGCGCCGGCAGAAGCCCTGTAAGGGGAAAGAACGGAAGAAGCATCAGCAGGAGCCCATTGGGAACCCGACATGGGAGAAGCATCAGTAAGAGTCCCAGAACATCCCCACCTCAAAGGAGCCTTAGCAGAGCCTCACAAAGAACCTCGTCAAGGAAGTCATCTCGAAAGTCAGTAAGTCGAAGCCCTATAAGAGTAGCTAGAAGAAGTGTAAGCAGAAGCCCTGTTAGATCTTATCGAAGAAGTGTGAGCAGAAGCTCGGGTAGGGCCCCTTCTAGGAGAAGCACTAGCAGGAGTCCAGTGAGGGGACCTACTAGGAATAATCGTCGCTCAAGGAGTCCTGTAAGCACAGGGCGCAGGGCAAGGTCTCCTGTTTCTGACCGTGGAAGGAGCTCATCAAGAAGTCCTTCCCCAGATGAGTCACCCAAGCGCATCAGAAGGGGAAGGGGTTTCAGCCAGCGATACTCTTATGCACGCAGATACAGAACCCCTTCACCAGATCGTTCTCCTGTGAGGCCCTATCGATATGGTGGTAGAAATGACCGTGACAG ATATTACAGGAGATCCCCACGGCGCTACAGGAGCCCACCCAGAGGGAGAACTCCTCCAAG ATACAGAAGCAGAAGAAGCAGGACCAGAAGTCCGGTATCACGGAGCCCAATCCGCTACCGCGACCGCGATCGCAGGTATAGCCGAAGTCCTATCCGCAGTCGTTCTCCCATTGAGACATCCAGATACCGAAGTTCCCCACGTGTCGACAAACGGAGATCACCTTCTCGCAGCAGGAGCCCATCAGCATCAAGGTCCTCTCTCGACTCGCAGTCCCCTAAACAGGCAGGCAAAGAAAGGTCAAGGTCATCTACTGAAAGTCCCCCAGGAAAGAGGGGGTTAGTCTCTTATGGAGATGGCTCCCCAGATTAA
- the LOC127796683 gene encoding uncharacterized protein LOC127796683 encodes MSFNCSTGGSGSRTTSRTFEFGGTYVVRPRGRHQATLVWLHGLGEMGSSWAQILESLSHPNIKWICPTAPTRPVAIYGGYPCTAWFDGRDLSENAPNDLEGLDASAAHVANLLSTEPHDIKLGVGGFSMGAATALYSATCHAFGKYGTGSSYPVNLSAVVGLSGWLPCSRTLKSRLESSREAVRRAALLPIFLCHGLDDDFVEYHHGERSAQTLSSAGFRNLTFRSYNGLAHHITAEETDEVCRWLTAMLELEGSRP; translated from the exons ATGAGCTTCAACTGCTCTACCGGAGGTTCTG GGAGTAGGACTACTTCGAGGACGTTTGAGTTTGGGGGGACCTATGTGGTTAGGCCTAGAGGAAGGCACCAAGCTACCCTAGTCTGGCTACATGGCCTGGGTGAGATGGGCTCAAG CTGGGCCCAAATCTTGGAAAGTCTTTCTCATCCAAAT ATTAAGTGGATTTGCCCAACTGCTCCTACTCGACCAGTAGCTATATATGGTGGATATCCATGCACTGCTT GGTTTGATGGAAGAGATCTTTCAGAAAATGCTCCCAATGATTTGGAGGGGTTAGATGCTTCTGCAGCACATGTCGCCAATCTCTTGTCTACAGAGCCCCATGATA TAAAACTAGGCGTTGGGGGCTTCAGTATGGGTGCTGCAACTGCCTTGTACTCGGCAACTTGCCATGCTTTTGGAAAATATGGGACTGGAAGCTCATATCCTGTTAACCTAAGTGCAGTTGTTGGTCTCAGTGGTTGGCTTCCTTGTTCAAG GACATTGAAGAGCAGGTTGGAAAGTTCACGTGAGGCTGTTCGACGAGCAGCACTCTTGCCCATCTTCCTTTGCCATGGCTTAG ATGATGATTTTGTAGAATACCATCATGGCGAAAGATCAGCACAAACCCTGAGTTCTGCTGGATTTCGAAATCTGACATTCAGATCGTACAATGG TCTTGCTCACCACATTACTGCTGAAGAAACCGATGAAGTTTGCCGCTGGCTGACTGCAATGTTGGAGCTTGAGGGGTCCCGGCCATGA
- the LOC127792316 gene encoding uncharacterized protein LOC127792316: protein MQRQYLQFDEAQGNVVAKNHGYDLSSIEAREAASGMHMNMINFTQPTTSMASSRNIEISKSTVSRPSGIGSHINTIMPTGCGATGNAISGDKGCLKMPTRLVPTMGCHQPENTRNIPTLLNNRGKFLASSEGGIHEAPASGLTSTLAPQPSQIVKASNYPGFLELGEYQRTQGDKRESMNEHADAVEESNQSGPKKKRKQATGMSDDDIWKRCNCKKTKCLKLYCDCFAAGIYCAGSCTCQDCFNNLDYEDTVLDTRQQIESRNPLAFSPKIEDANNSTPSLARHKRGCNCRKSTCVKKYCECYQANVGCSDGCRCEGCKNPYGIKEEYGVAKDVPKEGSFPEKSETQLNERMEMAAAAGQDSMLASELFNHHNLTHLTPAFQFYDSRMKDIPESRFSNSSCLPSPQSNLPLLPGERSPILPPKPDNNGMLLLKAGRGFQDSVQGLNYSNIETAMEKFSSPRYDLTTLPNHPSSSPAMAFQDSSKFVDRPATIATARSQLYPGSSHLPSGSSPYWQRPPPPTPPAATQFGERTLTQAVDLTTQDGMLKTPNYTSTPLDDEVKADSPSGSRLPDSPA, encoded by the exons ATGCAAAGACAATATCTTCAGTTTGACGAGGCTCAAGGGAATGTTGTGGCTAAGAACCATGGTTATGACCTATCTTCTATAGAGGCAAGGGAAGCTGCCAGTGGCATGCATATGAATATGATTAATTTCACTCAACCTACAACGTCCATGGCTTCATCTAGAAACattgaaatttctaaatcaaCTGTTTCTAGGCCATCCGGTATTGGCTCACACATAAATACCATCATGCCTACTGGTTGTGGGGCCACCGGAAATGCAATATCCGGTGACAAAGGTTGTTTGAAAATGCCGACAAGATTAGTACCTACTATGGGGTGTCATCAACCAGAAAACACTAGGAATATCCCCACTTTATTGAACAACAGGGGGAAATTTTTGGCCAGCAGTGAAGGAGGTATTCATGAAGCTCCGGCCTCAGGATTAACAAGTACTCTTGCTCCTCAGCCTTCCCAAATTGTGAAAGCTTCAAATTATCCCGGATTCTTAGAGCTAGGTGAGTATCAGAGAACTCAGGGCGACAAAAGGGAGTCCATGAATGAGCATGCGGATGCTGTTGAGGAGTCAAACCAATCAGGCcccaaaaagaaaag AAAGCAGGCAACAGGCATGAGTGATGATGATATCTGGAAGCGTTGCAATTGTAAGAAGACTAAATGTTTGAAACT TTACTGTGACTGCTTTGCTGCTGGCATCTATTGTGCTGGATCTTGTACTTGCCAAGATTGTTTCAATAACCTTGATTATGAAGATACAGTTCTTGACACTAGACAACAAATTGAATCTCGAAATCCACTTGCATTCTCTCCAAAGATT GAAGATGCGAATAATTCAACACCATCCTTAGCAAGGCACAAGAGAGGGTGCAATTGCAGGAAGTCTACGTGTGTGAAGAAGTACTGTGAGTGCTATCAG GCCAATGTTGGATGCTCTGACGGATGCCGGTGTGAAGGATGCAAAAATCCCTATGGTATAAAGGAGG AATATGGCGTGGCTAAGGATGTCCCAAAGGAAGGATCCTTTCCTGAAAAATCTGAGACACAACTGAATGAGAGGATGGAaatggcagcagcagcaggacAAGATAGTATGTTGGCCAGTGAGCTGTTCAACCATCACAACTTGACACATTTGACACCAGCATTCCAGTTTTACGA CAGCCGTATGAAAGATATCCCTGAGTCCAGGTTTTCTAACAGCAGTTGCCTGCCTTCACCTCAATCTAATCTCCCCTTGCTGCCCGGTGAAAGGTCGCCAATACTGCCTCCGAAGCCAGACAACAATGGCATGTTACTACTGAAAGCTGGGAGAGGCTTCCAAGACTCAGTTCAAGGACTGAATTACAGCAATATAGAGACAGCAATGGAAAAATTCTCCTCACCAAGATATGATCTCACTACATTGCCTAATCATCCCTCCTCATCCCCAGCCATGGCCTTTCAAGACTCATCAAAGTTTGTAGACAGGCCGGCAACCATTGCAACTGCAAGATCACAATTGTACCCAGGAAGTAGCCATTTACCATCAGGGAGTTCTCCATATTGGCAAAGGCCACCACCCCCAACCCCGCCAGCTGCTACTCAATTTGGTGAGAGGACATTAACCCAGGCAGTCGATCTTACTACACAAGATGGCATGCTAAAGACACCGAATTATACTTCTACTCCCTTGGATGATGAAGTTAAAGCCGACTCCCCAAGTGGCAGTCGCTTGCCAGACTCTCCAGCATAG